A window of Gasterosteus aculeatus chromosome 9, fGasAcu3.hap1.1, whole genome shotgun sequence contains these coding sequences:
- the caly gene encoding calcyon neuron-specific vesicular protein, translated as MVKIGSNLSDKLEKQPSADDGFDNIPLITPLEVNQLRQPFADKVIVKTVTQYQLQQKKNKLYVPNIKKLNINFYSDVSDKAKITGLILITLAFLTSLLLLLMYKAMWYDQLTCPEGFILKQKHCTPAALEMYYTEQQEEQDPGVRGGVNAGLYAALSRLNQVKRTGPELPSPWLPVVSAPKEAEAAKQSSEQLRGALEREE; from the exons ATGGTGAAAATAGGCAGCAATCTGTCTGACAAACTGGAGAAGCAGCCGTCAGCGGACGACGGCTTCGATAACATCCCCCTCATCACACCCCTGGAGGTCAACCAGCTCCGGCAGCCGTTTGCAGACAAG GTCATTGTGAAGACGGTGACGCAATatcagctgcagcagaagaagaacaagcTGTACGTGCCCAACATCAAGAAGCTGAATATCAACTTCTACAGTGATGTTTCTGACAAAGCCAAG ATTACAGGTCTGATCCTCATCACTTTGGCTTTCCTGACCAGCTTGCTCCTCCTGCTCATGTACAAAGCCATGTGGTACGACCAACTTACCTGTCCAGAGGGTTTCATTCTTAAG CAGAAGCATTGCACCCCGGCAGCTCTGGAGATGTACTacacagagcagcaggaggagcaggacccGGGCGTCCGTGGCGGGGTCAACGCCGGGCTGTACGCCGCCCTCAGCCGCCTCAACCAGGTCAAGAGGACTGGGCCCGAGCTGCCATCGCCGTGGTTACCAGTCGTCAGTGCTCCGAAAGAGGCCGAAGCGGCCAAACAAAGTAGTGAGCAGCTGAGAGGAGCGCTCGAGAGAGAGGAGTGA